One Streptomonospora salina genomic window, CCCTTCTGTCCCAGCTCGGAATCGCCCGCTACGCCGTATACGTCCAGGACTACGGAGCGCCCATCGGCTGGCGGCTGGCACTGCGCGCCCCGGACGCGATCACCGCCGTGATCACGCAGAGCGGCAACGCCTACGAGGACGGTTTCGTACCGGACTTCTGGAAGCCCGTATGGGCGTACTGGGAGGACCCGGGCCCCCGGACCGAACCCGCCGTCCGTGCCGCCTTGTCGCTGGACGCCATCCGCTGGCAGTACCTGCACGGAGTGGACCGCCCCGAGCTGGTCGACCCCGACACGTGGGCCGCCGACCACCGCGAGGTCAACCGGCCGGGCAACGACCTCGTGCAGCTCGCCCTGTTCCGCGACTACGCGAGCAATCCGCCCCTCTACCCGCAGGTGCACTCCTACTTCCGGGAACACCGGGTTCCGCTCCTCGCGGTCTGGGGCGCCGGCGACGAGATCTTCGGCCCGGACGGAGCACGCGCCTTCGCACGGGACCTGCCGGACGCGGAGATCCACCTGGTCCCCGGAGGCGGACACTTCCTCCTCGAAAGCCACCTGGACACCGTGGCCGGATACATCCGCGGGTTCCTGACCGGCGCCGGATCACCGGAGTGAGGGTCGCGACGAGCTCCCGGGACGGGTGAGCGGGCGCTGCGCAGCCGATCCGGTCCCCCGCCGGCGCACCGACGCGCTCGCGACCGTTGTGCGGACGACGGCCGCGAATCCGAAGAGCGCGCCGCCGCGGGGGGCCGACGCCGCACGCCAGGCCCTCCGACGCCTTTTCACCGCGGACGTTCCCGCTGCTCGATGTAGTTCCGCAGCGCGGTCGACGGGGCACCGCCGGCCGGGCCGGCGGAGGAGGAGCCCGACCGGGTCCGCTCGGCGCGCCGACAGCGGCGGACACGCCCGCAGAACTCCCGGCGCGACCGGCGCGAGGACACCCCCGCCTGTGGAGCGCAGGTAAGACCGGCCCCCGGTCCGGCGCAGCGCGATGAAGCGGGAACCCGCCGAAGCGGCCGACCGGCCGCCGTAGGAATCCCCGGCTGTTAGCCCGGGGAGCGGACG contains:
- a CDS encoding alpha/beta fold hydrolase, which translates into the protein MVEIRHRYATVRGHRVFYREAGAREAPALVLLHGFPSSSRMFRHLIPALADRFHVIAPDHLGFGNSDTPDADAFTYTFDSLTDITEALLSQLGIARYAVYVQDYGAPIGWRLALRAPDAITAVITQSGNAYEDGFVPDFWKPVWAYWEDPGPRTEPAVRAALSLDAIRWQYLHGVDRPELVDPDTWAADHREVNRPGNDLVQLALFRDYASNPPLYPQVHSYFREHRVPLLAVWGAGDEIFGPDGARAFARDLPDAEIHLVPGGGHFLLESHLDTVAGYIRGFLTGAGSPE